The DNA window GCGCCTTGGCCTGCTCGCGCAACGAAACCGGTTCGACAATTTCCGCATCAGAGCCGTAATGCAGCACATCCATGAGCAATTCGCGTGAGTTGCTGTACGGCAATTTGAGCTCATAACGGCCATCGGGCAGAAAGCGCCCCTGTTGTTTGGAATGCCAGTGCTCGTCGGCGACCCAGCGCGCGGCCTTGGCGCTGAACACGATGGTTGCCCAGCCCTTCGGCGCACCCGAAAAAATGCCGTAGCTGGCGGCGAGTTGTTCGTCCAGTTCGCTATCTGGCACATCACGTGGCGCCGCATCGAGCAGGCGCGCGTGATTGATGCGATCCACCGCAAAGCTGCGCACGCCGTCGCGACCGTGATCCCACGCGTCCAGATACCAGTTGTCGCGGTAGTGGGTGATGCGCTGCGGAGACACGGTGCGCTTGGTCGATTCGTCGGTGGAGCGCGCGCGGTAGTCGAAGCGCAATTGCTTGCGCTCCAGCACCCCGGAAGCCACGGTGCGGAAGCTGGCTTCGTCCAGCTTGCGGCCCCGGTGCGGAATCACCCGTACCCGGTCCACCGGCCACTGCGATACGCCGGCCTGGGCGGCCAGCAACCCTTCGATACGTTGCTGCAGCGGCGCCAGCATCGAGGACAACACTCCGCCGCCGGTGCGCGCGAGCAGTTGCTGCGAAGCCAGCAGCGCGTGCAGTTCTTCCGAGCTCAGCCACAGGCCGGGCAGTTCGAAGCGGTCGCTTTCACCGGACAGATAACGGAAGCCCGATTCGCCATCGCCTTCTATCGGCGCCATCAGTGCATCGCGCAGAAATGCCAGATCGCGATAAACGGTTGCGCGAGAACATCTCAGATCATCCTGCAGCCGCGCCACCGTGACCGGGTAGCGAGCCGACTTGAGCAGGCGATGCAGGGAGTTGATGCGTTCGTAGCGGTCCATATGTCGATTATGTCCGAAGTCCTTGCGCGGCGGGGTGAGCGCGGCTGTGCGCCAGTCGCAGGAGCGTAGCCACCGGTGTCGGGGCTGCGCCTGCCTTGCAGCTCGCTCGCATTCACCACGCGTCCGTTGCCGCTCGCACGCACCTGAACACGTCATTCGGCTGCGATCTGCGCCCATCGCCCGAACCCTCAATGAAGCGCGACGTTCACTTGATCATGACGCGGCCGCACAGTCCGTTATCATGAAATCGCTTCCACGCTCTCTAACCGCCCTGCCCTCCAAAGCGAGCCGCCCATGTTCCGCCGTACCCTGTCGTCTGCCCTGCTGCCACTGTTGTTGATCACGCCCACCGTCTGGGCCCAGGCAGTGGCATCGGCGCCGGTGGATCCGGCCGCAGCGCTGATGCCCTCGCCCTGGGGCGGCAGCAGCGGGGAATTCGGCTACGCCGCGGCGCACGGCAATAGCACCACCGACAGCCTCAACGGCCGCATCCGTCTGCGCTATACCGACGGCGACTGGATCCACAGCCTGGACGCCACTGCACTGCGTTCGAGTTCGGAATACACCAACACCGACGACGACGGCAGTACCGAACGCAAGCGCCAGACCACCGCCGAGCGTTACACCGGCAGCGCTGGCAGCGCATTGCAGTTGGGCGAACACCGCCAGCTCACCGCCACCGGCCGCTACGAAATGGATGATTTCGCCACCTATGACCATCTGGCCACCTTCGGTATCGGTTACGGCACGCGCCTGATCGACGCCGATCGTTTTTATCTGGATGCACAGGTGGGCCCGGGTGTCCGCCGCGCACACAACCGCAAGGAAGACCGCAACGAAACCGGCCTGATCGGACGCGGCCTGTTCGACCTCAAGTACACCGTCACCGACAACACCGATCTGATCAACACGCTGCTGGTGGAGTCGGGCGGATACAACACCTATGCGCAGAACGATTTCGGCGTGCAAGTCAGCATGAACTCGCACTTCGCGCTGAAGGCTGCATGGCAGATGCGCCACAACAGTGAGGTGAGCGATGGCGACAACAAGACCGATACGCTGACCACGGTCAACCTGGTTTATAAGTTCAAGTAAAAATTAGCGGTTGTAGGAGCGACCTTGGCCGCGAGAGGTTTTACTGGTGAAGCCTCTCGCGGCCAGGGCCGCTTCTACGAGGATTAGGCACGACGCGTTTGCAACCTCGAGCCGGTGAGGCTAAGAGCGGCTTGCGCATCGGTTGAGGTGTCGGTGACGTTACAGCTCTGCCAGCAACTGTGCGGCGCCTTTGTCGAACAAGCCTTGCGCGACGCGGCGGCCCAGTTCTTCGGCGTCGTCGGGGCTGCCGCATGCGTCTGCATGAATCAACCGCCCGTCGCTGGCGTCGCCGACCATGCCCTGCAGGAACAGGCCCTTGCCTTCCCAGCGCGCGAACGCAGCTACCGGCACGTGACAGCTTCCATGCAGCGCGCGATTCATGGCCCGCTCGGCTTCCACGCAGACGCGGGTGCGGCCTGCGTCCAGCACCGCCAACAGACCATGGATACGCGCATCGTCACCGCGGCATTCCACCGCCACCGCGCCCTGTGCGGGTGCAGGCAACCACTCTGGCGCGTCCAGTCGCGCGGCAATGCGCGCATCCAGACCCAGCCGCTGCAAGCCGGCACAGGCCAGCACGATGGCGTCGTAACCCCCGTTGTCGAGTTTGGCCAGGCGGGTGTTGACGTTGCCGCGCAGGTCGACCAATTCCAGGTCCGGGCGCGCGGCGCGCAACTGCGCCTGGCGACGCAACGAGGAGGTGCCCACACGTGCGCCCAGCGGCAGTGCCTGCAAGGTGGCGTAGAGATTGGACACCAGCGCGTCGGCCGGGTCGCCGCGGCCCAGGATGGCCGGCAGCACGAACGGCTCCTCAATTTCCATTGGCACGTCCTTGAGCGAATGCACCGCGCAGTCGGCTTCGCCACGCAGCATCGCCAGCTCCAGTTCCTTCAGGAACAGGCCCTTGCCGCCGATGGCAGCCAGCGAACGGTCCAGCACGTCATCGCCACGGGTGCTCATCGGCACCAGCACGACCTCCAGGTCGGGATGATGCTGGCGCAAGGCGGCGGCGACGTGTTCGCTCTGCCAAAGGGCGAGCGGGCTCTTACGGGTGGCGATGCGGAGCGCGGTCATCCCGCCATTATCGCGGAGCAGACCCGTAACTCCTACCTAGGGCGTGTTGTGCGTTTTGGGATGAGTGCATGACACCCTTTAGCGTAATTGCTCGCGCAGGCTGGCAACACAGCGACGGCTCACTTCCAGGGTCTGCGGCACGTTGCGCAGCACCGCATGCACCTGGCCGTCGCCGCTGCGGCGCAGTTCCACCAGTTCGTCGCGGGCGACCAGGCAATTGCGGTGGATGCGCAGTAGGCGGTCGGCGAACTCGTCTTCCAAGGATTTGAGCGACTCTTCGATCAGGTCCTCGCCACGGGCGTGGTGGACGATGACGTATTTCTCTTCGGCCTGCAGGTAGCGGATGTCCTGGATGGCGATCAGCCTCAAGCTACCGCGCAGGCGTGCGCAAAGATGCGTGCGTAACGGCGCAGGCGCGGCGCTGGGCGCGCGTCCGGCCAGGAAGGTGGCTACCTTTTCCATTGCGGCAGCCAGACGTTCCGGGCGCACCGGTTTCATCAGGTAATCCAGCGCGGCGGCGTCGAACGCCGACAGCGCGTGCTGGTCGTAGGCGGTGCAGAACACCACTGCAGGCTGTGGCTGGCTTTGCCGCAACAAGCGCGCGGTTTCCAGGCCGTCGACGCCGGGCATGGC is part of the Xanthomonas fragariae genome and encodes:
- a CDS encoding helix-turn-helix transcriptional regulator, producing the protein MDRYERINSLHRLLKSARYPVTVARLQDDLRCSRATVYRDLAFLRDALMAPIEGDGESGFRYLSGESDRFELPGLWLSSEELHALLASQQLLARTGGGVLSSMLAPLQQRIEGLLAAQAGVSQWPVDRVRVIPHRGRKLDEASFRTVASGVLERKQLRFDYRARSTDESTKRTVSPQRITHYRDNWYLDAWDHGRDGVRSFAVDRINHARLLDAAPRDVPDSELDEQLAASYGIFSGAPKGWATIVFSAKAARWVADEHWHSKQQGRFLPDGRYELKLPYSNSRELLMDVLHYGSDAEIVEPVSLREQAKALLSLALSNYD
- a CDS encoding DUF481 domain-containing protein, whose amino-acid sequence is MFRRTLSSALLPLLLITPTVWAQAVASAPVDPAAALMPSPWGGSSGEFGYAAAHGNSTTDSLNGRIRLRYTDGDWIHSLDATALRSSSEYTNTDDDGSTERKRQTTAERYTGSAGSALQLGEHRQLTATGRYEMDDFATYDHLATFGIGYGTRLIDADRFYLDAQVGPGVRRAHNRKEDRNETGLIGRGLFDLKYTVTDNTDLINTLLVESGGYNTYAQNDFGVQVSMNSHFALKAAWQMRHNSEVSDGDNKTDTLTTVNLVYKFK
- the hemC gene encoding hydroxymethylbilane synthase; amino-acid sequence: MTALRIATRKSPLALWQSEHVAAALRQHHPDLEVVLVPMSTRGDDVLDRSLAAIGGKGLFLKELELAMLRGEADCAVHSLKDVPMEIEEPFVLPAILGRGDPADALVSNLYATLQALPLGARVGTSSLRRQAQLRAARPDLELVDLRGNVNTRLAKLDNGGYDAIVLACAGLQRLGLDARIAARLDAPEWLPAPAQGAVAVECRGDDARIHGLLAVLDAGRTRVCVEAERAMNRALHGSCHVPVAAFARWEGKGLFLQGMVGDASDGRLIHADACGSPDDAEELGRRVAQGLFDKGAAQLLAEL
- a CDS encoding LytR/AlgR family response regulator transcription factor, coding for MTATQVRVLIADDEPLARERLRMLLAEHPHVEVIGQAENGQQVLQQCEHLHPDLVLLDIAMPGVDGLETARLLRQSQPQPAVVFCTAYDQHALSAFDAAALDYLMKPVRPERLAAAMEKVATFLAGRAPSAAPAPLRTHLCARLRGSLRLIAIQDIRYLQAEEKYVIVHHARGEDLIEESLKSLEDEFADRLLRIHRNCLVARDELVELRRSGDGQVHAVLRNVPQTLEVSRRCVASLREQLR